In Raphanus sativus cultivar WK10039 chromosome 5, ASM80110v3, whole genome shotgun sequence, the following proteins share a genomic window:
- the LOC108861441 gene encoding UPF0725 protein EMB2204-like — MSSPGQIRAMILKSDGGFARMKATRKLVENHGVFGLKGSVYGYEKNKCTKDHPCPRLVTLYAKMGLHRYNLLKGTKFQLKCVEEYIVTTGSGAPSYYITLVAIDDTAGGGGSSSLQTFQIQVSQESRGQFILTCDIARIRGESRDENESMILDIDLPEWPAENPFEKYCLVKSELQDNDDWIRLYLELALAIKEPRGVGVFNLEIVKVATDVGEGINAKNATFYIRYSDLSKAEDSDRIAIVRRSFDEDTGCFILVGQSHQSSDLIPKKRKNVGEESAENKRINTGLGNQISSPPLATREDDEAANQKIVNSDSGVSME, encoded by the exons ATGTCTTCACCTGGACAAATACGAGCGATGATCCTAAAATCGGACGGAGGATTTGCACGGATGAAGGCCACTAGGAAACTAGTGGAGAATCACGGT GTATTCGGTCTGAAAGGCTCTGTGTATGGATacgaaaaaaacaaatgtacTAAAGATCATCCTTGTCCTCGCTTAGTCACCCTGTATGCTAAGATGGGCCTTCATCGTTACAATTTGCTcaag ggTACAAAGTTTCAGCTCAAATGCGTAGAGGAGTACATTGTCACAACGGGTTCTGGTGCTCCCTCTTATTACATAACTTTGGTTGCAATTGACGACACAGCTGGTGGTGGTGGATCTTCTTCGCTTCAAACGTTTCAGATTCAAGTATCTCAAGAAAGCAGGGGCCAGTTTATTCTGACTTGCGATATTGCAAGAATTCGAG GGGAATCAAGGGATGAGAACGAATCGATGATCCTTGATATTGACTTGCCTGAGTGGCCAGCAGAGAATCCTTTTGAAAAATATTGCCTG GTGAAATCAGAGCTGCAAGACAATGATGACTGGATTCGTCTTTATTTGGAACTTGCTCTTGCCATAAAAGAACCTAGGGGTGTTGGTGTCTTTAACTTGGAGATTGTGAAAGTGGCTACAGATGTGGGTGAAGGGATCAATGCCAAAAATGCAACCTTCTACATAAGGTATAGTGACTTGTCCAAGGCTGAGGATTCTGACCGCATCGCTATAGTTAGAAGAAGCTTCGATGAGGATACCGGATGCTTCATCCTTGTGGGTCAGAGTCATCAAAGTTCAGATCTTATACCAAAGAAGCGTAAGAATGTTGGTGAGGAGTCTGCGGAGAATAAAAGGATTAATACCGGACTTGGAAATCAAATCTCTTCACCACCTCTAGCTACCCGTGAGGATGATGAAGCGGCAAATCAGAAGATTGTCAACTCTGACTCAGGAGTTTCAATGGAGTAA
- the LOC130512639 gene encoding putative pentatricopeptide repeat-containing protein At1g68930, with protein sequence MHDLDNGKKIHCDIVKAPDFDNIVLTGLVDMYAKCGEIESCCRVFDGIALRNVVFWTSMIAGYNYQASPVSERSCPWSFQANLKVFSTKKNKRYVYAHHTTFGDLLGSSHIVDDMENPSRFSEEILRCISSMYITLYGRARTSSCIQVSPSSKTRFDSWNPCLGDIKEANAPRGVVIESLKLHLDDSCFNNL encoded by the exons ATGCATGACTTAGATAACGGGAAGAAGATACACTGCGACATCGTTAAGGCGCCAGACTTTGATAATATTGTGTTGACAGGTCTTGTAGATATGTATGCTAAGTGTGGAGAGATCGAGAGTTGTTGTAGAGTGTTTGACGGTATTGCCCTTAGGAATGTGGTTTTCTGGACTTCGATGATTGCTGG CTACAATTATCAAGCATCTCCCGTGTCTGAACGTTCATGTCCTTGGAGTTTCCAAGCCAACTTAAAAGTCTTTTCTACAAAA AAGAATAAAAGATATGTTTATGCTCATCATACTACCTTTGGAGATCTTCTAGGCTCATCTCACATCGTAGATGACATGGAAAACCCGAGTAGGTTCTCTGAAGAAATCTTGAGATGCATATCTTCAATGTATATCACACTCTACGGCAGAGCAAGAACCAGTTCTTGTATTCAGGTTTCACCTTCATCCAAAACCAGATTTGATAGCTGGAACCCATGCCTTGGGGATATCAAAGAAGCAAACGCTCCACGTGGTGTTGTAATAGAGTCTCTGAAACTTCACCTGGATGATAGttgtttcaataatttataa
- the LOC108859724 gene encoding ervatamin-B-like, translated as MSSIVLMFVVLTILSMGLNVSQATSRVTFHEPLLADHHQQWMNRFSRVYNSELEKQMRFDMFKKNFKFIEEFNRKGDRTYKLGVNEFADWPEEDFIATHTGLRSTGGYSPSGFMYEVEPYQDWNVTDVAPHETKDWRNEGAVTPVRYQGLCGGCWAFSAVAAVEGVTKIAGGKLIPLSEQQLIDCDRGYNNGCGGGIMTEAFDYIVQNQGIASEEAYPFSEQAYPFLWTYEMCRFNARPAASIRGFQTVPSNNERALLEAVSRQPVSVSIDADGPGFMHYSGGVYDEPYCGTRVNHAVTFVGYGTSPEGIKYWLAKNSWGETWGENGYIRIRRDVDWPEGMCGVAQNAYYPIA; from the exons atgtcatcGATAGTGCTCATGTTTGTGGTTCTAACCATTCTTTCCATGGGTTTGAACGTCTCTCAAGCGACATCTCGTGTCACCTTCCACGAGCCACTATTGGCTGACCACCATCAACAATGGATGAATCGATTCTCTCGAGTTTATAACAGCGAGCTCGAGAAACAGATGAGATTCGACATGTTCAAGAAGAACTTTAAATTCATTGAGGAATTTAATAGAAAGGGAGACAGAACCTACAAGCTTGGTGTCAACGAGTTTGCGGATTGGCCCGAAGAGGATTTCATTGCCACACATACCGGTCTTAGGAGCACTGGCGGATATTCACCAAGTGGATTTATGTATGAAGTGGAACCGTATCAGGACTGGAACGTCACTGATGTCGCCCCTCATGAGACCAAAGATTGGAGAAACGAAGGAGCTGTAACACCGGTTAGATACCAAGGCCTATGCG GAGGTTGTTGGGCGTTCTCAGCTGTTGCCGCTGTGGAAGGTGTGACAAAGATTGCCGGAGGCAAACTTATACCATTATCTGAACAACAGCTTATAGATTGCGACAGAGGGTATAATAATGGTTGTGGAGGTGGGATAATGACAGAAGCTTTCGACTACATAGTCCAAAACCAAGGCATTGCCTCAGAAGAAGCTTACCCTTTCTCAGAGCAAGCGTACCCTTTCCTATGGACATACGAGATGTGCCGGTTTAATGCGAGACCCGCCGCATCAATCAGAGGTTTCCAGACTGTTCCAAGCAACAACGAGCGTGCGTTGCTCGAGGCTGTGTCGAGACAGCCTGTCTCGGTTTCCATTGACGCAGATGGACCCGGTTTCATGCATTACTCAGGGGGAGTGTACGATGAGCCGTACTGTGGGACCAGAGTGAATCATGCGGTGACGTTCGTTGGCTACGGGACTAGCCCTGAAGGGATCAAGTATTGGCTAGCTAAGAATTCTTGGGGTGAGACTTGGGGAGAGAATGGTTACATTAGGATTCGTAGAGACGTGGACTGGCCTGAGGGCATGTGTGGTGTGGCTCAGAATGCTTATTATCCAATTGCTTAA